From the genome of Arthrobacter russicus:
GGTGCAGGTCGAACCCCTTTTCATCCAACACCGAGGCGACCCGCCGCAATTCGTCGACCGGAATCATGCTCATGCCGCGTTGCCCCGGATGCCCCCGGTACGGTCGGGTCAACGAGGCGGTGAAGTTTTCACAGACCCCGTCCAACATGATCTTCACTGCCGTGGTCCGAAATCGCCCTGCGGCCCTAGTCCTCCGGTCCAGGAGGCTCTGGATTTGGCCCAGGCCTTCGTCAATCTGCCACCACAGTGCACCGGTTACGGCAGCCGTGAGCAAGCCGTCTGCTTCGAGGGCGAGATAGTGCTCGAATGGGTCCGGTGTGCCAAGCGCCTGGCCGACGGCAGCGTCTTGCCAAGAAGTAATCCCGAAGGAGTGCAGGGTGTCCTGCGCGCACAGCAGCGCGCTTCTGAGGTGAGCGTCGGCTGGTGCTGGGATCAGCGACGAAACCAGATCGGCAGCGCTCTCCAGCAACATTCCGCTAGCCCTGCCAGCGCCGTCCCGGACAATTCGTCCGCCCTCCGGGTCGGCCGTTTCCGCAGTGATTCCGGCACGCCGCAAAGCTTCGGTATTCACCCACGCGCTGTGCGCATCGTGACTCATCAAGAACACCGGCCGGTCGGCCACGAGTTCGTCTAGCAAATCACGGTTTGGAAAGCCGCCGTCGAAGACGTCGCCGTACCAACCAGCACCGGTGATCCATTCGTGCTGCGGGTGCCGATGAGCGAAATCCACGATCAATCCGACGTAGTCCTTGAGACTGTGCGTTGTGCTGAGATCGCAGGAAAGCAGCTGCAGACCGGCGGTGAGGGGATGCACGTGGGCATCTTGAAACCCGGGAAACAGCGCGCGTCCGGCCAGATCCACGACTTCCGTGCCGGGTCCCCGCCAGTCCAGTGCGTCCGGCCCAACGGCCACGATCCGGCCCCCGGCCACCGCTACTGCTTCCGCTAGTGGGCGCACTGGATCCATGGTGTGCACCGCGCCGCCACTGAAAATCCATTCCGCATAGGTCATCCGACAACCTCCGGACTCAGCCGAATTGGATCCACGTGGTTTTCGGTGCGGTGTAATTGTCGAAAGCATGCAATGAAAGATCCCGGCCGAAACCGGATTGCTTGAACCCGCCGAATGGAGTGGTGTTGCCCAATGCGTCTACGGTGTTCACCGAGACCGTACCGGCCACCAGTTCGCCCGCCACCCGATGCGCACGGCGGAGGTCTGAAGTCCACACGGACGCGGCCAGACCGTAATCCGTCGCGTTGGCCAGGGCCACGGCTTCGGTCTCGGTGTCGAACGGGTGAAGTACCGCAACCGGTCCGAAAATCTCGTCCCGATGCACATCGTGTTCCGCAGCCAAACCAGCCAAGAGGGTCGGCTCCAGGTAAGCGTCCGAGCCGCAGATGGTTTTCCGGCCGCCGCCGAACAGCACCTCGCCGTCCTGCCGGCCCCGGGTTATCCAGGCCGCGACGTCGTCGGTGTGCGCGCTGCTGATCAGGGCGCCGTTGCCCGCCGCATCGGCCAGCGGATCCTCGGGGGCGAAGGCTTCGGCTGCCTGCTGCAACAGCGTCGCGAACTCTTCGTAGACCGGACGCTGGACCAGGATCCTCGAGTTCGCCGAACACACCTGGCCTTGGTTGTAAAAGGCGCCGAAAGCAGCCTTCCCGGCAGCCGCGGCCAGATCGCCGGTATCGGCGAAGACCAGATTCGAGCTCTTGCCTCCGGCTTCCAAGCCGAGCCGCTTGAGATTGCTGGCTCCCGAGGCGGCCAGCAAGGTCCGGGAAACCGCCGTCGAACCGGTGAAGGCCAGCGCATCGACGTCCATATGCCGGGCCAATGCCGCACCGACCTCCCGCCCGGAACCGGTCACGATATTCAGCACCCCGTCCGGCAGGCCCGCCTCAGCAGCCAATTCGGCCAGTTTCAGCACGCTCAATGAGGTCTGTTCGGCCGGCTTGAGCACTACGGCATTGCCGGCAGCCAGCGCCGGGGCGAGTTTCCACACCGCGATTTCCAGCGGGAAGTTCCAGGGCACGATGGCGGCGACCACCCCCAACGGTTCTTTGGTCACCATAGCCACCGCTCCCGGCGGCACAGCCGGCAGTTCCCCGTGGAGTTTGTCCGCCGCCTCCGCATACCAGCGCACCGTGGAAATCGCTCCGGGGACGTCGACTGTGCGGGTCTGCCGGATCGGCTTTCCGGAATCCAACGATTCCAACAACGCCAGTTCGTCGAAGTCCCGTTCCATCAAATCCGCCAAGGCCAAGAGCACCGCCTTGCGCGCCAACGCACCTCGGCGGGCCCAGGGCATCCAGGTCCGGCGGGCAGCCGCTACCGCAGTATCCACGTCATCGGCCGAGCAGCTTGCCAGTTCCGCGAGCATTTCGCCGTTCACCGGACTCGTGATCGCGCGCGGCGCCTCCGAACCGGCGAACCGCCGACCGGCGATGAAGGCCCTGCCGTCGATCGACAAGGCCGCAGCCCGGCGATGCCAATCCGACGTGTCGTGGTGTGGATCTCGGTTCATCCTGGCTCCTGTGCTCGGGCTTCGACGGCTTCGGCTATCGGGACGGCTGAAGAATTCTCACCATCCGACTCTTTACGTGCTCCTTGTGATCTGACTAACATCAGATTCATGATGGAACAGTTGTACCATCAAAAACCAACATCGGGAAGTACTATGACTCTGCAGCCAACCATTCAGCCCGACCCGGGCCAGCACCCGCTCGAGCAGCTTTCGGCCGAGGAAATCGTCGTCAGCCGCAAGCTGCTGGCAGCTTTCGGACTGGTTTCGGACCACACGCGGTTTGCCTATCTGGGCATTGTCGAGCCGCCGAAGAACGAACTGTATGGCGACTCCGACGGCGTCGTGCCGAACCGCGTGGTCCGGGCCATGCTTTGGAACCCCGGCGCTGCCGCCTCGCTCGACGTCCAGCTCTCGCTCACCGAACAGAAGCTGGTTTCCCAACGCGAGCTCGATCCGGCGGTGGACGGCCAGCTGCCGGTCATGGTCGAGGAGTTCGACCTGATTGAAACCGTGCTCCAGGCCGACCCGCAATGGGTTGCCGCCCTGGCATCCCGGGGGCTCAAACCCGACCAAGTCCGGGTTGCGCCCCTGTCTGCCGGGGTCTTCGAGTATCCCGATGAGTCCGGGAAACGGCTGCTCCGCGGCCTGGGCTTCCGCCAAGACCATGCCCAAGACCACGCCTGGGCACACCCGATCGACGGGCTCGTGGCGTTCGTCGACATCGAGAACCGCTGCGTCAACCACCTGCTCGACGACGGCCCGGTGCCGGTGCCGGAGATCAACGGCAACTTCACCGACCCGGCGGTTTGCGGCGAGCTGCGGACCGACCTCAAGCCGATCGAGATCAGCCAGCCGGAGGGGTCGAGCTTCACGATGGAAGGCAATCTGCTCTCCTGGCTCGGCTGGGATCTGCGCATCGGATTCGACGCCCGTGAAGGATTGGTGCTGCATCAACTGCATTTCAACCACGACGGACGCCGGCGGCCGGTGATCCACCGGGCCTCGATCTCCGAAATGGTGGTCCCCTACGGCGACCCGGCGCCGTATCGCAATTGGCAGAACTACTTCGACTCGGGCGAGTACCTGGTCGGCCGGGCAGCCAACTCGCTCGAACTCGGCTGCGATTGCCTGGGCGAAATCACCTACCTCTCCCCCGTCGTCGCGGACGACTTCGGGAACCCGCGCGCTATTCCCAACGGGATCTGCATCCATGAGGAAGACGCCGGAATCCTCTGGAAGCACACCGATGATTGGGCCGGCTCCAGCGAAGTTCGCCGCAATCGCCGGCTAGTGGTCTCCTTTTTCACCACGGTCGGCAACTATGACTACGGCTTCTACTGGTACCTGTACTTGGACGGCGTCGTCGAGTTCGAGGCGAAGGCCACCGGCATCGTCTTCACCGCGGCGCTTCCAGAAAAGGATTACCCCTTCGCCACCGAAGTGGCGCCGGGCTTGGGGGCCCCGGTCCACCAACACCTTTTCAACGCCCGGCTCGACATGTTCATCGACGGACCGAAGAACCGGGTCGAAGAACTCGATTTGGTGAGATTGCCCAAAAGCCCGGGCAATCCGCACGGCAATGCTTTCACCCGGCAGAGCACGATCCTGGCCCGGGAATCGACGGCGATCCGGGACGCCGACGGCAGCAAGGGCCGGGTGTGGCAGATCAGCAACCCGGACTCGCTCAATTACCTCGGCCGGCCCGTCGGCTATACGCTCTATCCCGAAAACAACCCGACTCTCGCCATGGCGGACGATTCTTCGATCGCGGCCCGTGCCGCGTTCGCCCAGCACCACCTCTGGGTGACCCGTCACGCTGCAGAAGAGCGCTATGCGGCCGGCGACTTCGTCAACCAACACCCGGGAGGGGCCGGGCTGCCGGCTTATGCCGCCCAGGACCGGGACATCGACGGCCAGGACATCGTGGTCTGGCACAGCTTCGGCCTGACGCATTTTCCGCGCCCCGAAGACTGGCCGATCATGCCGGTGGACACTACGGGGTTCACCTTGAAACCACACGGCTTCTTCGATGCCAATCCCACACTGAACATACCGCCTTCGGCTTCCGGGCACTGCGCGAGCCCGGAAGCCGGGCCGTCCGGCGGCAAGGAATGCTGCGGGCATTGAGCACCCGCTCCGGTGGTAGCATCCATTCGACGCTGTCCATCCATCGAGTGAGGCAAGGAATCCAGTGCCCAGACTGGTCGACCACGAAGAACGCCGCCGGTCCATCATCGAAACCACGTGGCGGCTGATCGCCGAGGAAGGCATCGACAATACCAGCATGCGGGACATCGCCCGGGAGTGCGGCTACGCGGCCCCAGGCGTCTTGAGCTACTACTTCCCGAACAAGGACGCCTTGCTGTTGGCCGCGTACCAGCTGATCTGCCAGCGCACCGATGAACGGATCGCCGCGGCGGCGCAAGGCCGCCGCGGCCTCGGCGCGCTGCGCCGCATGTGCCTGGAAATCATCCCGGCGAATCCGCTGACCGTGGTGGAGGGCCGGGTAGCGGTGGCATTCTGGCAACGCGCGCAGACGGAGGCCGGGTTGCGCACAGTGGGGCGCAATACCCTGCTTGCCTGGCGCAGCCTGATGCTGGGCTATCTCGCCCAAGCGGAGTACGACGGCGAATCCCCGGCGCATTCCGACCCGGAGGCCGTGGTCGACGAACTCCTGAACATCATGATCGGACTGCACATCACCTCGATGTTGGATCCGGAGGAGACGTCCGGATCCCGGCAGCGGCATCTGCTTGAGCGAGCGCTGGGCCGGCTCGGCCTCGAATAGGCTCAGCGCCGGAAGCCGCCTGAGCCCGCCCGCGGGCAGCCACCTGTTGGCGTACCGCATGCGCCACGGCGCGGAGCCTGGCCGTGGTCCGTTGCGTCTGCGGATGCGCCAAGACGGTCCGCAGCACCGGGACCGGGCCTTGGACTGCGACCGTCGCCACCCTGCCGCCGTCATAGGTCAGGCCATGTTGCGGCCGCTGGTGCAAAATCGAATAGCCGTGGCCGTTGGCCACGAAAGCGCGGACCGTTTCGTAGCTCGCGGAACGGAATCGGACCTCGGGTTCAATACCGGCCTGACGCAGGATCGACAGCATCAACTCCCGGCTGTGCGGCAAATCCAAAAGCACGAACGGTTCATCGGAGAGTTCCGCCAAAGCCACCTCGGCGCGACCCGCCAGACGATGTTCCGGTGGCAACACCAGGTGCGGGAGCGACTCGTCCACTGCGGTCACCGAGAGCCCTTCGCGCAGACCGAGGTCGTAGCAGAGGGCCAGATCCGCTTGGCCGCTGAGCAACGCTGCGGAGCAGCCCGCGGCATCCGCCTCGGTGACTTCGACCAGCAGATCCGGGTGTTCCAGATGCAGCCGGCCCAATAGGCCCGGCAGGAGGAATGGCGCCAAGGTGCTGAAACACACCAACCGCACGCGTCCGGAAATGCTCTGCTGCTCGCCTCGGGCATGATCGAGCGCTTCTTCGAGCTGCGCCAGAATCGCCTGTGCATCACGGAGGAACATTTCGCCGGCCGGCGTCAACACCAGCCCTTTCGAACGCTGCCTGATGAAGAACTGCGAACCGATCCGGCGCTCCAAATGCGACACGGCGGCAGACACTGCCGATTGGGCGACGTTCAAACGCTCTGCGGCACCGGTCATCGACAGCCGCCCTGCGGCCTCCACGAAATACCGCATCTGGGTCAGTGTGATGTCCATTGAGCCAGCTTAGGCCAAGGCATCGATTGTTTCGATATCAATTAAGATTTCACAACTGATAACCAGATGGCATGGGACAGCCGAGCGGCTCGTCCGGGCCGCCCCGAGAAGCTGGATCTTCCCATAGAATTGCCAGCTATTTTGCGGTTCAGAATCCTTGACAGTGCTGGATTTCGACGTAGATTGTCTATAACTTAAGCGGTTTAGCTCACTTAAGCGTCACCATCACTTCAACGAAAGAGTTTCAATGACGAAACAACCCATCGGGAGAAGAACTCTGCTCTCCATGTTCGGCGCCACGGCAGCGGTCGCAGCCACCGGCATCAGCTCGATCAGCCCGGCGGTGGCTGCCGTGCCAAGGGCCGCGGGCAAAACCGGGCCAGTCTGCGTCAGCTACATCGAGGTCAACAGCAATTCCATGCTCAATGCCGGCAAGTACACGCTGACCAGCAACGGTGCGAACGTTTTCGACGTAGCGGTCATCTTCGCAGCCAACATCAACTACGACACCACGAAGCAGAAGGCCTACCTCAGCTTCAATCCGAACGTCACCGCAGTGCTCAATGACGCCAAAAACCAGATCAAGCCCTTGCAGGACAAAGGCATCAAGGTGCTGCTTTCGGTCCTGGGCAACCACCAGGGCGCCGGCTTCGCGAACTTCCCGAGCAAGGCCGACGCCGAGGCCTTCGCCACCGAATTGGCCAATGCGGTCACCAAGTACGGCCTGGACGGCATCGATTTCGACGACGAATATGCCGAGTACGGCACCAATGGCACCGGACAGCCGAACGACAGCTCCTTCTACTACCTGGTCACCGCCTTGCGGCAGAAACTCGGCGGCAGCAAGCTGATCACTTTGTACGATATCGGCGAGGCGGCTGATCGGCTCAGCTACAACGGGAACAGCATCGCCGATACCTTCAACTACTCCTGGAACCCTTACTACGGCACCTATTCCGATCCGCGGGGACCCAGCTCCAAGTCCCAGCGTTCGCCCGCTGCGATCCAGATCAATCAGACCAGCAGTTCCACGGCAGCCAGTTTCGCCAAACGGACCGTCAGCGAGGGGTATGGGGTGTACCTGACCTACGATTTGAAGGCCGGTGATGCGAGCAGCTACATCTCGTCCTTCACCAAGAACCTGTACGGAAGCACGGCGAAGTACACGCCGTGAGCGTCTAGCCATTCCGGTGGTCGCCGGCTCCAGTCCGTCCGTCGCTGCTGCAGCTTCCGCGGCGACGGACGGACTGGCAGCGGCGGCTATTTGGCCACGTAGGCTGCCAGATATTCGCCAGTCAGCGTGCCGGGATCGGCGATCAGCTCAGCCGGGGTCCCTTCGAAGATGACATTGCCGCCGTCGTGCCCAGCGCCGGGGCCTAAATCGATGATCCAATCGGCGTGCGCCATCACTGCTTGATGATGCTCGATCACGATGACGGACTTCCCGGAGTCGACCAGCCGGTCCAAAAGCCCGAGCAGTTGCTCGACGTCGGCCAGGTGCAAACCGGTGGTCGGCTCGTCCAGCACCAGGATTCCGCCCTTCTCCCCCATGTGGGTGGCCAGTTTGAGCCGTTGCCGTTCCCCGCCGGAAAGCGTGGTGAGCGGCTGGCCCAACGTGACGTATCCGAGGCCGACGTCGGCGAGCCGGTTCAGGATGGCGTGCACTGCCGGGATCTTGGCTTCGCCGCCGCCGAAGAACTCGACCGCCTGGTCCACCGGCATGCTGAGCGCTTCGCTGATGTCTTTGCCGCCGAAGCGGTATTCCAGCACCGAGGCTTGGAAGCGCTTGCCTTCGCAGACTTCGCAGGTAGTGGCGACCCCGGCCATGATCGTGAGGTCCATATAGACCACTCCGGCGCCGTTGCAATTGGGGCAAGCGCCCTCCGAGTTGGCGCTGAACAGTGCCGGTTTGACCCCATTCGCCTTGGCAAACGCTTTCCGGATCGGCTCCAGCATGCTGGTGTAGGTCGCGGGGTTGCTGCGCCGGGAACCCTTGATAGCGCCCTGGTCGATGGTGACCACGCCATCCCGACCGGACACCGAGCCGTGGATCAGCGAGCTCTTGCCGGAACCTGCGACGCCGGTGACCACGGCCAGCACGCCCAACGGAATATCGACATCGACCTTTGCCAGGTTGTTGTCCGAAGCGCCGCGGATTTCCAGCCGCCCGGCGGCTTTCCGCAGTTTCGTTTTCAGAGCCGCCCGGTCACCCAGGTGCCGGCCGGTCAAGGTGCCGCTGGCTTCGAGGCCGGCCAGACTGCCTTGGAAGACCACTTCGCCGCCGGCGGTGCCGGCTCCCGGGCCGAGGTCGACGACGTGGTCGGCGATCGCGATCGCTTCCGGCTTGTGCTCCACCACCAGCACGGTGTTTCCCTTGTCCCGCAACCGCAGCAGCAGTTCGTTCATCCGTTGGATGTCATGCGGGTGCAATCCGATCGTCGGCTCGTCGAAGACATAGGTGACGTCGGTGAGCGACGAACCGAGGTGTCGGATCATTTTCACCCGCTGTGCCTCGCCGCCGGACAGGGTTCCGGATGAGCGGTCCAGGGAAAGGTAGCCGAGCCCGATTTCGACGAAGGAATCCAGCGTCTCGACTAAGGCAGTCAGCAACGGAGCCATCGACGGTTCGGCCAGTTCCTTGATCCAGGGAGCCAGATCGCTGATTTGCAGAGCGCAGACCTCGGCGATGTTCAGCCCGTTGATCCGCGACGAACGCGCGCCTTCGTTGAGCCGGGTTCCGCCGCACTCGGGGCAGGCCGTGAAAGTCATTGCACGATCGACGAAAGCGCCGATGTGCGGTTGCATGGCCTCCCGGTCCTTGCTGAGCATCGACTTCTGGATCTTCGGGATGATGCCTTCATAGGTCAGATTGATGCCATCGACCTTGATCTTGGTCGGCTCTTTGTAGAGCAGATCATGCAGCTCGGTCTTCGTGAACTTTTTGATCGGCTTGTCCGGGTCGAAGAACCCGGCGCCGCTGAAAATCCGGCCGTACCAGCCGTCCATGCTGTAGCCGGGAACCGTCAATGCGCCGGCATTGAGCGATTTCTCCTCGTCATAGATCTGGCTGAGATCGAAGTCGGTCACCCGGCCCATGCCCTCGCAACGCGGGCACATGCCGCCGGTGATGCTGAAGCTCCTGCGTTCTTTCACGGTCTTCCCGCCGCGTTCCAGGGTGACCGCACCGGCGCCGCTGATCGAAGCGACGTTGAAGGAAAAGGCTTGCGGCGAACCGATGTACGGCTGTCCCAATCGGCTGAACACGATGCGGAGCATCGCATTGACATCGGTCACGGTGCCCACCGTGGAACGCGGATTCGCACCGAGCCGTTCCTGGTCCACAATGATCGCGGTGGTCAGTCCGCTGAGCAGGTCCACATCCGGTCTGGCCAGGTTCGGCATGAATCCCTGCACGAACGTGCTGTAGGTCTCGTTGATCATCCGTTGCGATTCCGCCGCGATGGTGTCGAACACCAGCGAGCTCTTCCCGGAACCGGAAACTCCGGTGAACACGGTCAGCCGGCGCTTCGGAATCTCAATGCTGACGTTCTTCAGGTTGTTCTCCCGCGCGCCCTGCACGCGGAGCAAATCGTGGCTGTCTGCCGTGTGCGGCCCGGCTGCCATCGCGCCGTTCTCCGGCTCCAGAGTGATATCCATGCTTGTCATGCTAGTCGCTGCCAAAGGACCAGGCTTCTCGATTCCTGACCGGCCGGAGCTGCCGCAGTGGAGCCGCCGACGGCGGCGATCCGGAGCAATTTGGCCGGCTCGGATTATTTTGGTCCGAACTGATTGAACCGAACGCGGAAAATCGGCGCCGTTAATGACTGAAGTGGGTTTTATCGCAATCAACTTGGGGGAATTACATGCCGACTCCTCGGCGCAAGCGCACAGCCTTGTCTCTGCTCACCGCGGCCGGATCCGGCGTACTCGAGCTGCTGCTGGCAGCCTGCAGCGCCACCGGCAGTACGCTGCTGAATAACTGAACGATTCAACGTCCGGGCCACACCCGGTGGTGGGCTTGGATTCCAAGCCCGCCACCGGGTTCGGTGTTTCAGCGCTTCTGTTGGATCCGGAGCAGGTTTCCAGCTGGATCGCGCACCGCGAAGTCCCGCACGCCATAAGGCTGCTCGATGGGCTCCTGGACGATCTCGGCTTCGCTGGCCTGAATCCGTTCGAACGTCGCATCGAGATCATCGGCGGCCAAGAGGATCCGCGCGTAGCTGCCCTTGGCCATCATTTCAAGGACGAAGCGGCGTTCGTCCTCGGTCTTGCCCGGGTCCGCAGTCGGCGGCTCCAAAACCAAGGCGGTGTCCGGCTGACCAGGCTGGCCAAGCGTGATCCAGCGCAGGCCGCCGTACCCGACGTCGTCGCGGACCTCGAAACCCAACAGATCGCGGTAGAAGGCGAGCGACGCGTCAGGATCGGTGTGCGGCAGGAAACTTGAGTGAATGGTGATCGTCATGCGGCAAGTCTAAACATCGCCCGGCGGCGCTGCTTCTCGATTCCTGATCGGTCTGGTCACCTGTTTGGCGACGCAGGACGGCATGCCCAAGGTCGCCTGGCCGGACTGGCTCCGATAGACGCTGGGCGATACTCCGACCAGTTCCGTGAACCGGGTGCTGAAGGTGCCCAACGAAGCGCAGCCCACGGCAAAGCACACGTCGGTGACACTCAAATCCCCACGGCGGAGCAAGGCCATGGCCCGCTCGATCCGCCGGGTCATCAAATAGGCATACGGCGGCTCACCATAGGCGAGCTTGAATTGCCGGCTGAGATGCCCCGCCGACCAGTTCACGGTCCGAGCCAGTGCCTCGACGTCGAGCGGTTCCATGTACTCTCGGTCGATCCGGTCGCGGACCCGGCGCAGCAGCACGAGGTCCGCAAGGTATCTGGCGTCCGAAGCTCTACTGGTCACCCGCGAGATCTTGCTACGTTATCTCGGCTATGTCCAGACGCGGACCGCTCACACCCCGAAATCCAGCTCAGCCGAGGTCACGGTACCGGCCGAACGTCCCGGCGCAGATTGGAAATCCCAGTAGAGATTCGTATGCGCAATCACGTCGGCCGGGGCGGGCGCCCCGTACTCCGACAGATCTTCGGTGGTGTGCGCATCGCTGATCAGGGTCGTGTCGTAGCCGCGGACGAAGGCTCCGTGCAAGGTCGAACGGATGCACGCATCGGTTTGCGCGCCGGCGACCATCAGCCGCCCGATACCCCGCTCCGCAAGCAATGCCTCCAAATCGGTGTCTTCGAAGGAGTCTCCGTACCGTTTGTGCACCATCGGTTCGGAATCTCGCCGGGGCAGCTCCGGAACATACTCCCACGCCGGGCTGCCTTCGCGCAGCTCGTCGCTGGAGTGCTGCACCCAGATCACCGGCACGCCCTCGTTCCGGGCCTTTTCCACCAAAGCAGAAATATTTGCCACCACCTGGTCACGAAGATGGGCTCCGGCGACGACTCCATTCTGCACATCCACGACGAGCAAAGCGGTATTCGGACGGTCCACTAGCGTAGTCACGTTTTCCTCCTTGAAAGATCGGACTGGTCTATCGGGATCAGCCTAAATCCGGCGGTGTTCGGCGTCCATCCGAATCCGGACAGGATCTGTCCGGATCACCTGCTAGCCTGCTTCGCATGGACAGTTTTCCGCTTGGCCTAGCATGCTGAACGACGCAGCAGCCGGCGATCCCGGAGCATTTCGGATCGTGCCCGCCCATCAAGCCTCCTGGGCAGACCTGCAGGCGGTTTTCGGGTTCCGCGGGGACGCTGCCCGCTGCCAATGCCAGTGGTACAAGACGGCCAGCTCGCAGTGGCGTGAGCTTCCCACCGAAGTGCGCGGCCAACGGTTCCGGGAACAAAGTTAATTCGACACTCCGGAAGCGGAAGCGACCACCGGGTTGGTCGCCTACCTGGCGGACCAGCCAGTGGGCTGGTGCGCCGTTGAACCGCGTACCGTGTATGCCCATCTGCTGACCAAACGCACACCCTGGCTTGGCCGCGCAGAAGACAAATCCGACCCTGGAGTCTGGGCGATTACCTGTTTCGTCACCAGAGCGGGTTTCCGGAAGCGTGGCGTCACATATGCCCTGGCCCGGGCCGCAGTCGACTTCGCCCGGGACCGCGGCGCGAGGGCCCTCGAGGGATACAGCATGCTCACCCAGCCGGGCAAAGAGATCACCTGGGGCGAACTCCACGTCGGCAGCTACCAGGTTTTCGCTGCAGCAGGGTTTTCCGAGGTCAGCAGACCGAGTCCCCGCCGCGTCGTGATGCGCATCGACTTCTAGCTGACCTGCTCGGCTACGAACAGCTCGCATTCCGTGTTGTAAAAATCCGTGGTCCTCCCCCGATGCTGCATGCCGATCCGCAAACAGACCTTTTGCGAGGCGAGGTTGTCCGGCGACGTCACCGCCACTATCCGTTCCAGCCCCTGTTCGAAGCCGTGCGCCAAGACCCTGGTGGCCGCTTCGCTCGCATAACCGCGGCCCCAAGCGTCCGGATGGAAATGCCAACCGATCTCGGTTTCCGCGGAAGGCACCGGCGGCACCTCCCCGGAGGCCGGAATCAACTTGAACAAGATGGTGCCCAGAAGTTCACCGTCCTGCTTGTTCTGTACGGCCCAAAAGCCATGCACCGGATGATCGAAGGCACGTAGCTTCTCGATTCGGTCAACTGCCTCCTGGCGGGATTCCATAATCCTCGGAACCGCCCCGATGAACTGCTTGACTTCCCATCGCGAATACAAATCGAAGAC
Proteins encoded in this window:
- a CDS encoding GNAT family N-acetyltransferase: MVAYLADQPVGWCAVEPRTVYAHLLTKRTPWLGRAEDKSDPGVWAITCFVTRAGFRKRGVTYALARAAVDFARDRGARALEGYSMLTQPGKEITWGELHVGSYQVFAAAGFSEVSRPSPRRVVMRIDF
- a CDS encoding VOC family protein, which translates into the protein MTITIHSSFLPHTDPDASLAFYRDLLGFEVRDDVGYGGLRWITLGQPGQPDTALVLEPPTADPGKTEDERRFVLEMMAKGSYARILLAADDLDATFERIQASEAEIVQEPIEQPYGVRDFAVRDPAGNLLRIQQKR
- a CDS encoding GNAT family N-acetyltransferase; amino-acid sequence: METFATARLLLRPWTPADVDFVFDLYSRWEVKQFIGAVPRIMESRQEAVDRIEKLRAFDHPVHGFWAVQNKQDGELLGTILFKLIPASGEVPPVPSAETEIGWHFHPDAWGRGYASEAATRVLAHGFEQGLERIVAVTSPDNLASQKVCLRIGMQHRGRTTDFYNTECELFVAEQVS
- a CDS encoding cysteine hydrolase family protein → MTTLVDRPNTALLVVDVQNGVVAGAHLRDQVVANISALVEKARNEGVPVIWVQHSSDELREGSPAWEYVPELPRRDSEPMVHKRYGDSFEDTDLEALLAERGIGRLMVAGAQTDACIRSTLHGAFVRGYDTTLISDAHTTEDLSEYGAPAPADVIAHTNLYWDFQSAPGRSAGTVTSAELDFGV
- a CDS encoding helix-turn-helix transcriptional regulator produces the protein MTSRASDARYLADLVLLRRVRDRIDREYMEPLDVEALARTVNWSAGHLSRQFKLAYGEPPYAYLMTRRIERAMALLRRGDLSVTDVCFAVGCASLGTFSTRFTELVGVSPSVYRSQSGQATLGMPSCVAKQVTRPIRNREAAPPGDV
- a CDS encoding excinuclease ABC subunit UvrA, producing the protein MDITLEPENGAMAAGPHTADSHDLLRVQGARENNLKNVSIEIPKRRLTVFTGVSGSGKSSLVFDTIAAESQRMINETYSTFVQGFMPNLARPDVDLLSGLTTAIIVDQERLGANPRSTVGTVTDVNAMLRIVFSRLGQPYIGSPQAFSFNVASISGAGAVTLERGGKTVKERRSFSITGGMCPRCEGMGRVTDFDLSQIYDEEKSLNAGALTVPGYSMDGWYGRIFSGAGFFDPDKPIKKFTKTELHDLLYKEPTKIKVDGINLTYEGIIPKIQKSMLSKDREAMQPHIGAFVDRAMTFTACPECGGTRLNEGARSSRINGLNIAEVCALQISDLAPWIKELAEPSMAPLLTALVETLDSFVEIGLGYLSLDRSSGTLSGGEAQRVKMIRHLGSSLTDVTYVFDEPTIGLHPHDIQRMNELLLRLRDKGNTVLVVEHKPEAIAIADHVVDLGPGAGTAGGEVVFQGSLAGLEASGTLTGRHLGDRAALKTKLRKAAGRLEIRGASDNNLAKVDVDIPLGVLAVVTGVAGSGKSSLIHGSVSGRDGVVTIDQGAIKGSRRSNPATYTSMLEPIRKAFAKANGVKPALFSANSEGACPNCNGAGVVYMDLTIMAGVATTCEVCEGKRFQASVLEYRFGGKDISEALSMPVDQAVEFFGGGEAKIPAVHAILNRLADVGLGYVTLGQPLTTLSGGERQRLKLATHMGEKGGILVLDEPTTGLHLADVEQLLGLLDRLVDSGKSVIVIEHHQAVMAHADWIIDLGPGAGHDGGNVIFEGTPAELIADPGTLTGEYLAAYVAK